A part of Candidatus Alcyoniella australis genomic DNA contains:
- a CDS encoding S8 family serine peptidase, with product MKIEHCLTIVVLLCAALLLTSTIAAAKVPISYLDGIEVRADAVCVLFQPGTDVAQMQVAAAAAFGSVVRVSDQTGRAHPFALWRSMVAQRPELSQAALRARIKLDGTPIDAALDLLEQQDAVAAAYPIYLRRPQFVPDDPYFDEYQVNLRQSYVDRAWEQSTGSGVLVAVIDTGYRTSGMSDEPAVIMPGYDFADNDQDVLDPMGHGTHISNTILESTDNGVGAAGIAFDALLLPLKVFPDNDEVASSDDIADAIDYAIDAGADVINMSLGGDGEDQPTRLALQRAYQADVVLVAAAGNDGAQELLYPAAYDEVIAVGSVTPHEPGLGGSRSEFSNYGAGLDLLAPGERILQESWSAEHGSAYYLASGTSSATPHVSATAALMISLRGRVNAEQVRQALNATAQDLGDGGYDLETGHGELDADAALDSYRPGSGPIKPIAVFDYEIRGTARPLTLFLDSTASYGHESSVESVLWVLSDGSTSEQAQVEVKVEGVVSLALVVHDDRGRVGTVVATIDTDHDTEGRVIGGNGEKPPLFCGIQGSGGLAPLVAAAALLALLRASLGRRKPRRCRAGSPAKR from the coding sequence ATGAAGATTGAGCACTGTCTGACAATCGTCGTGCTGCTCTGCGCAGCGCTGTTGTTAACTTCCACGATTGCGGCGGCCAAGGTCCCGATCAGCTATCTGGACGGCATTGAGGTGCGCGCCGACGCGGTCTGCGTGCTGTTCCAGCCCGGGACCGACGTTGCGCAGATGCAGGTCGCGGCCGCGGCCGCGTTTGGCAGCGTGGTGCGCGTGTCCGACCAAACAGGACGCGCCCATCCCTTTGCTCTCTGGCGCTCGATGGTCGCGCAACGGCCCGAGCTGAGCCAAGCCGCTTTGCGCGCGCGGATCAAGCTTGACGGCACGCCGATCGATGCGGCCCTGGACTTGCTCGAACAACAGGACGCAGTAGCCGCGGCCTATCCGATCTATTTGCGCCGACCGCAGTTCGTGCCCGACGACCCGTACTTCGACGAGTACCAGGTCAACCTGCGCCAGTCCTACGTGGACCGCGCCTGGGAGCAATCCACGGGCAGCGGCGTGCTCGTGGCCGTGATCGACACCGGCTACCGCACCAGCGGGATGTCCGACGAGCCGGCGGTGATTATGCCCGGCTACGATTTCGCCGATAACGACCAGGACGTGCTCGACCCGATGGGGCACGGCACCCACATTTCGAACACGATTCTCGAGTCGACGGACAACGGCGTGGGCGCGGCGGGCATTGCCTTCGACGCCCTGCTGCTTCCGCTCAAAGTCTTTCCCGACAACGACGAGGTCGCCTCGTCCGACGACATTGCCGACGCCATTGACTATGCGATCGACGCCGGGGCCGACGTGATCAACATGAGTCTGGGCGGCGATGGCGAGGACCAGCCCACACGCCTGGCCCTCCAGCGCGCCTACCAGGCCGACGTGGTGCTGGTCGCCGCGGCGGGCAACGACGGTGCCCAGGAACTGCTCTATCCCGCGGCCTACGATGAGGTGATCGCCGTGGGCAGCGTCACGCCCCACGAGCCGGGACTGGGCGGCAGCCGCTCCGAGTTCTCCAACTACGGCGCGGGCCTGGACCTGCTGGCCCCGGGCGAGCGGATCTTGCAGGAATCGTGGAGCGCGGAGCACGGCTCGGCCTACTACCTGGCCAGCGGCACGTCCTCGGCCACTCCCCACGTCTCGGCCACAGCCGCGCTGATGATCTCGTTGCGCGGCAGGGTCAACGCCGAACAAGTCCGCCAGGCACTCAACGCTACGGCCCAGGACCTGGGCGATGGGGGCTACGATTTAGAAACCGGGCATGGCGAGCTCGACGCGGACGCGGCCCTGGATTCCTACCGACCGGGCAGCGGACCGATCAAGCCGATCGCGGTGTTCGACTACGAGATCCGCGGAACAGCGCGGCCGCTGACGCTGTTTCTAGACAGCACGGCGAGCTATGGCCACGAAAGCAGCGTCGAGTCGGTGCTGTGGGTGCTGTCCGACGGATCGACCTCGGAGCAGGCTCAGGTCGAGGTCAAGGTCGAGGGGGTGGTCAGCCTGGCGCTGGTCGTTCACGACGACCGGGGGCGCGTCGGAACCGTGGTCGCCACCATCGACACCGACCACGACACGGAGGGTCGGGTGATCGGCGGCAACGGAGAGAAGCCGCCGTTGTTCTGCGGAATCCAGGGCAGCGGCGGGCTCGCGCCGCTGGTTGCGGCAGCGGCCCTGCTGGCGCTGCTTAGAGCTTCTCTAGGTCGTAGAAAACCTCGGCGCTGCCGCGCAGGTAGTCCTGCCAAGCGTTGA
- a CDS encoding NAD(P)-dependent oxidoreductase: protein MGERLNLVTGACGFCGSHLVKLLLDNGEKVIATDLAKAFEHPKNKFIFERIGLDFNHPNCKVIPANLLEPKTLKPLFKKNLTHIFHTASLYDYSASMEILRKINIEGSVNLFDLAVKHKKLERFIHWSTCGIFGKPYTARDGKKCNVPFSEECSSPRNTPFEQDQPTGSHLVNDYSVTKWKQEQIAWKYHREKGLPLTVVRPAPLYGPGSDYGHGGIVLTINRGMVPIIPADSRNYITTSIHVDDMAGFAYHISDKDYGLGEDYNVVDDSVISYADFLQYLALLLGRRMWRVPLLYMPLLRPFMIGAAKLWLWLEQKYKVPRLRVFEVQSATYMSSSYWITNRKIRTTTDYKYLYPDVNEGMRDTIEWFRDAGWLDRKYNPKGIWQENL from the coding sequence ATGGGCGAGAGACTGAATCTGGTCACCGGAGCCTGCGGATTCTGCGGAAGTCACCTGGTCAAGCTGCTGCTGGACAACGGCGAGAAAGTCATCGCCACGGACCTGGCAAAGGCCTTTGAGCACCCGAAAAACAAATTCATCTTTGAACGCATCGGCCTGGACTTCAACCATCCGAACTGCAAGGTGATCCCGGCCAACCTGCTCGAGCCCAAGACCCTTAAGCCGCTGTTCAAGAAAAACCTGACCCACATCTTCCACACCGCCTCGCTCTACGACTATTCGGCGTCAATGGAGATCCTGCGCAAGATCAACATCGAGGGCTCGGTCAACCTGTTCGATCTGGCGGTCAAGCATAAAAAGCTCGAGCGATTCATCCACTGGTCGACCTGCGGCATCTTCGGCAAGCCCTACACGGCCCGCGATGGCAAGAAGTGCAACGTGCCGTTCTCCGAGGAATGCTCCTCGCCGCGCAATACGCCGTTCGAGCAGGATCAGCCCACGGGCTCGCACCTGGTTAACGACTACTCGGTGACCAAGTGGAAGCAGGAGCAGATCGCCTGGAAGTATCACCGCGAAAAGGGACTGCCGCTGACAGTCGTGCGCCCTGCCCCGCTCTACGGCCCGGGCAGCGACTACGGACACGGCGGAATCGTGCTCACGATCAACCGCGGCATGGTGCCGATCATCCCCGCGGACTCGCGCAACTACATCACCACCTCGATCCACGTCGACGACATGGCTGGCTTCGCCTACCACATCTCGGACAAGGACTACGGCCTGGGCGAAGATTACAACGTGGTCGACGACAGCGTGATCTCCTACGCCGATTTCCTGCAATATCTGGCGCTGCTGCTGGGCCGCCGAATGTGGCGCGTGCCGCTGCTGTACATGCCGCTGCTGCGGCCGTTCATGATCGGCGCTGCCAAGCTCTGGCTGTGGCTCGAGCAGAAGTACAAAGTGCCGCGCCTGCGGGTGTTCGAGGTGCAGAGCGCGACCTACATGTCATCGAGCTACTGGATCACCAACCGCAAGATCAGAACCACCACGGACTACAAGTACCTCTACCCCGACGTCAACGAGGGAATGCGCGACACTATCGAGTGGTTCCGCGACGCTGGCTGGCTGGATCGCAAGTACAACCCCAAAGGGATCTGGCAGGAAAACCTCTAG
- a CDS encoding glycerophosphodiester phosphodiesterase family protein, translating to MMRSLRLLTLLLIVTLLCLGCVEERSDGHGYQPPQSSDDDQGDDDLADDDDLVDDDDAVGPDAIPNAPYQCIPLYPDLRIVAHRGDTEYAPENTLPALEHAYQIGVIAAEIDLRHTADGYYVLMHDDDVDRTTNGSGRVDQMTLEQIRQLEVDDLFYGGRFPGLRVPTFEEALDLAQQYDKEIYIDTKTDQVQDAAQIVVDRNMQDMVFFYASSADKLARIRAVDSGLRIQPLSDGVARTLELIELFEPDPELFELTERSASIENIELIHSYGSLAHMDLLGVRDVLFVLGLEDAWLQPLQWGLDQVQTDHAAQLIEFNESLCQ from the coding sequence ATGATGCGCTCTCTCCGACTGTTGACCCTGCTGCTGATCGTCACCCTGCTCTGCCTGGGCTGCGTTGAGGAACGATCGGACGGCCATGGCTATCAGCCGCCGCAATCGTCCGATGACGACCAGGGCGACGACGACCTTGCCGACGATGACGACCTTGTCGACGACGACGACGCCGTGGGCCCCGACGCGATTCCCAACGCGCCCTATCAGTGCATCCCGCTCTACCCCGACCTGCGCATCGTGGCCCACCGCGGCGACACCGAGTACGCGCCGGAGAACACGCTGCCGGCGTTGGAGCACGCCTATCAGATCGGCGTAATCGCGGCCGAGATCGACCTGCGTCACACTGCCGACGGCTACTACGTGCTGATGCACGACGACGATGTCGACCGCACCACCAACGGCTCGGGCCGCGTCGACCAGATGACCCTGGAGCAGATCAGACAGCTCGAGGTCGACGACCTGTTCTACGGCGGACGCTTCCCCGGACTGCGCGTACCTACCTTTGAAGAAGCGCTGGACCTCGCCCAGCAGTACGACAAAGAGATCTACATCGACACCAAGACCGACCAGGTCCAGGACGCGGCCCAAATCGTGGTCGATCGCAACATGCAGGACATGGTCTTCTTCTACGCCAGCAGCGCCGATAAGCTGGCGCGCATCCGCGCCGTGGACTCGGGGCTGCGCATCCAGCCGCTGAGCGACGGGGTCGCGCGCACCCTGGAACTGATCGAACTCTTCGAGCCCGACCCCGAGCTGTTCGAGCTCACCGAGCGCTCGGCGAGCATCGAGAACATCGAGCTGATCCACTCCTACGGCTCGTTGGCGCACATGGATCTGCTCGGAGTGCGCGACGTACTGTTCGTGCTCGGGCTGGAGGACGCCTGGCTGCAACCCCTGCAATGGGGGCTGGATCAGGTGCAGACCGACCATGCCGCGCAGCTGATCGAATTCAACGAATCGCTCTGTCAATAG
- a CDS encoding MBL fold metallo-hydrolase, with translation MIVETIVAGFLETNTYLVGDLVSKRAVVIDPAGKVELILSKAREHDLNVEWIVNTHGHVDHIRRNLELQEATGAKIAVHRLDAPLLNKSRWYMLPLAGRTRLSPPPDLLLDDGDMLKVGGLSFRVIHTPGHSAGSMCLKHAKALFCGDLIFAGAFGRAEDMRVLFNSIHERIFVLSDDIKLYPGHGPKTTIEAERKGNPFMRLPPEALERMLYSKRHIAKLERKRALEKQGEQS, from the coding sequence ATGATCGTCGAGACCATTGTCGCGGGGTTTCTGGAGACCAACACCTACCTCGTGGGCGACCTGGTCTCCAAACGCGCGGTTGTGATCGATCCGGCGGGCAAGGTCGAGCTGATCCTCTCCAAGGCGCGCGAGCACGACCTGAACGTCGAGTGGATCGTCAACACCCACGGCCACGTGGATCACATCCGGCGCAACCTCGAGCTGCAAGAGGCCACCGGCGCCAAGATCGCGGTCCACAGACTCGACGCGCCGCTGCTGAACAAGTCGCGCTGGTACATGCTGCCGCTGGCCGGCCGCACACGGCTCAGTCCGCCGCCCGACCTGCTGCTGGACGACGGCGACATGCTCAAAGTCGGCGGGTTGAGCTTCCGCGTGATCCACACCCCCGGCCACAGCGCGGGCAGCATGTGTCTCAAGCACGCCAAGGCGCTGTTCTGCGGCGACCTGATTTTCGCCGGGGCCTTCGGCCGCGCCGAGGATATGCGCGTACTGTTCAATTCGATCCACGAGCGGATCTTCGTGCTCAGCGACGACATCAAGCTCTACCCCGGCCACGGGCCCAAGACCACGATCGAGGCCGAGCGCAAGGGCAACCCGTTCATGCGCCTGCCCCCCGAGGCGTTGGAGCGCATGCTCTACTCCAAGCGGCACATCGCAAAGCTCGAGCGCAAGCGCGCCCTGGAGAAACAAGGAGAGCAATCATGA
- a CDS encoding phosphatase PAP2 family protein encodes MIKTLLNTAWTKYRIVLYGLFLFGLWAGGYYATGALAVGKEPTSMMTPIDGLIPFVPQFVFIYLTVFPLFLVPFMIIVDRKFFTAFGSAYLTVMLSCYLVYLFLPVTSEGFRVSEQVLYSVDDFSHYVLRLVYHNDTPYNCFPSMHASLSLISALTLWEIHWRYGVLGLFACFAIGASTLMTKQHFIADIFVGYALAMLVYYVYFKQRIIDALPHRYRQLEGAIGTAIDERITRAVERTLDERIERIVERKLKSRSGKDSQDER; translated from the coding sequence ATGATTAAAACTCTGCTCAACACGGCGTGGACCAAGTACCGCATCGTGCTCTACGGCCTGTTCCTTTTCGGGTTGTGGGCAGGCGGCTATTACGCCACCGGCGCGCTGGCCGTGGGCAAAGAACCGACCTCGATGATGACGCCGATCGATGGGCTGATTCCCTTTGTGCCGCAGTTCGTCTTCATCTACCTCACGGTCTTCCCGCTGTTCCTGGTGCCGTTCATGATCATCGTCGACCGCAAGTTCTTCACGGCGTTTGGCTCGGCCTATCTGACCGTGATGCTCTCGTGCTATTTGGTCTACCTGTTTCTGCCGGTGACCAGCGAGGGCTTCCGGGTCAGCGAACAGGTGCTGTATTCGGTGGACGACTTCTCGCACTACGTGTTGCGCCTGGTCTACCACAACGACACGCCCTACAACTGCTTCCCGAGCATGCACGCCTCGCTGAGCCTGATCTCGGCCCTGACGCTGTGGGAGATCCATTGGCGCTACGGCGTATTGGGGCTGTTTGCCTGCTTCGCCATCGGCGCCTCAACCCTGATGACCAAGCAACATTTCATCGCCGATATTTTCGTGGGCTACGCCCTGGCGATGCTGGTCTACTACGTCTACTTCAAACAGCGGATCATCGACGCCCTGCCCCATCGCTATCGCCAACTCGAGGGCGCGATCGGTACCGCCATCGACGAGCGAATCACCCGGGCAGTGGAACGCACGCTGGACGAGCGGATCGAACGTATCGTGGAGCGCAAGCTGAAATCGCGATCGGGCAAGGATTCGCAGGACGAGCGATGA
- a CDS encoding polyhydroxyalkanoate synthesis regulator DNA-binding domain-containing protein, giving the protein MPEDVKVIKRYQNRKLYDTRSSRYVTLEDIAQMIRAGEDIKVIDNSSKQDLTTLTLTQIIFDQEKKTQNFLPQGLLTRFIQSGGESMQDFFDKRIAPGLSSLSTARAEFEKYIEKLVAKGHVSRDDGLRIVKDFVNSGQKGIDEVQHRIEQRSKAALKRLNALVSLQQEVEDLESKVDQLETQLTGGVKSAAKSARKVVKKVSAKKRSVKAKPAAKKQTVAKKKPAAVKKKVVAKKKPVAAKAKPKAAAKAAKPKATKKVVAKKPAKKTPRARKR; this is encoded by the coding sequence ATGCCTGAAGACGTCAAGGTGATCAAGCGCTATCAAAACCGCAAACTATACGATACGCGAAGCAGCCGTTACGTCACTCTGGAAGATATCGCCCAGATGATCCGTGCGGGCGAGGACATCAAGGTCATCGACAACAGCAGCAAGCAGGATCTGACGACCCTGACGCTGACACAAATCATTTTCGACCAGGAAAAGAAGACGCAGAACTTCCTACCCCAGGGACTGCTGACGCGCTTCATCCAATCGGGCGGGGAATCGATGCAGGACTTCTTTGACAAGCGGATCGCCCCGGGCCTGAGCAGCCTGTCCACGGCCCGCGCCGAATTCGAAAAATATATCGAAAAGCTGGTGGCCAAAGGTCACGTGTCGCGCGACGACGGGCTGCGGATCGTCAAGGACTTCGTCAACTCCGGACAGAAGGGGATCGACGAGGTCCAACACCGGATCGAGCAGCGCAGCAAGGCCGCGCTCAAGCGGCTCAACGCGCTGGTCTCGCTGCAGCAGGAGGTCGAAGACCTGGAGTCCAAGGTCGACCAGCTCGAGACGCAGCTCACCGGCGGAGTCAAGAGTGCGGCCAAGAGCGCAAGAAAAGTCGTAAAAAAGGTGTCCGCCAAAAAGCGGTCGGTCAAGGCCAAGCCCGCGGCCAAGAAGCAAACGGTCGCAAAGAAAAAACCGGCCGCCGTTAAAAAGAAAGTGGTCGCCAAAAAGAAACCAGTCGCGGCCAAGGCCAAACCCAAGGCGGCGGCCAAAGCAGCCAAGCCCAAGGCGACCAAGAAAGTTGTGGCTAAGAAGCCGGCCAAGAAGACCCCGCGCGCGAGAAAGCGTTAG
- a CDS encoding tetratricopeptide repeat protein, with protein sequence MAATPNRGRTLVATLFCVLVCAATLLAYSEKPLHPFQFDDEVFILGEPSIRSLSNVPRMFAVDAHLLYRPLRQTLYALTVHWAGFEPAAFHWVGLALHLLACLALAPIGNSLLGSRRAGLYAAALAALHPVRSDRVANITGSFDLLAPVLALWGLAFWLAALRDPERSNRLRAVALPLLGCGLLAGEEALAVVLVAALAWWWLAPRSDQGRDTLRRLEDVLPLALLLAAYLALRTVVLGQVGRAPLPAQGPAPIWSFGVYFWRYVRLILVPSGLSVAYPERALALNEPWVMIGWSAMLAAALAWILWLRQRAVAVVLMLWGLLAIAPFCQLLPSGTPFAERYVYNALAPAALAAGWVLARLTRHGGARRVLGLLLFFTLLLVYGLGTFERVKVWRGPQTLWSDAVSKQPGAYLARLNHGNQLRDSGDLDAARAQFAVAVALDPNDSRGRINLGNVQYRLGELQAAQAQFLVALDADYDSVGARVGLASTFVSARRYNEALEMIAPVLRDDPDNLAALLVLGYISSIKGEYGQAIEVYQRALELCKDPVQVRVIGRNISTLRSKQGVAP encoded by the coding sequence ATGGCTGCGACCCCTAACCGCGGCCGGACCCTCGTTGCGACGCTGTTCTGCGTCCTGGTCTGCGCGGCGACGCTGCTGGCCTACTCCGAGAAGCCGCTGCACCCGTTTCAGTTCGACGACGAGGTGTTCATTCTCGGCGAACCCTCGATCCGCAGCCTTTCCAACGTGCCGCGAATGTTCGCGGTCGACGCGCACCTGCTCTATCGGCCGTTGCGCCAGACGCTCTATGCGCTGACCGTGCATTGGGCCGGGTTCGAGCCGGCCGCGTTTCACTGGGTCGGATTGGCCCTGCATTTGCTGGCCTGCCTGGCGCTGGCGCCGATCGGCAACAGCCTGCTGGGATCGAGGCGCGCCGGGCTTTACGCCGCGGCCCTGGCCGCGTTGCACCCGGTGCGTAGCGACCGCGTGGCCAACATCACCGGCAGCTTCGATTTGCTGGCCCCGGTTCTGGCGCTGTGGGGGCTGGCCTTTTGGCTGGCCGCGTTGCGCGATCCCGAACGCTCGAACCGGCTGCGCGCCGTGGCGTTGCCGCTGCTGGGCTGCGGGCTGCTCGCCGGCGAGGAGGCGCTGGCCGTGGTGCTGGTCGCCGCGCTCGCCTGGTGGTGGCTTGCGCCGCGAAGCGATCAGGGCCGCGACACCCTGCGTCGCCTCGAAGATGTGCTGCCCTTGGCGCTGCTGCTCGCCGCGTACCTCGCCCTGCGCACCGTTGTGTTGGGCCAGGTCGGCCGGGCGCCGCTACCGGCCCAGGGCCCCGCGCCGATCTGGTCGTTCGGCGTCTACTTCTGGCGCTACGTGCGGCTGATCCTCGTTCCCAGCGGCCTGAGCGTGGCCTATCCCGAGCGGGCGCTGGCCTTGAACGAGCCGTGGGTGATGATCGGTTGGTCCGCGATGCTGGCGGCGGCGCTGGCCTGGATTTTATGGCTGCGCCAACGGGCTGTGGCCGTGGTGCTGATGCTCTGGGGCCTGCTGGCCATAGCGCCGTTTTGCCAACTGCTGCCCTCGGGCACGCCGTTCGCCGAACGCTACGTCTACAACGCGCTGGCGCCCGCGGCGCTGGCCGCGGGCTGGGTCCTGGCGCGGTTGACCCGGCATGGCGGGGCGCGTCGCGTCCTGGGCCTATTGCTGTTTTTTACGCTGTTGCTGGTCTACGGCCTGGGCACGTTCGAGCGCGTCAAGGTCTGGCGCGGCCCGCAAACCCTGTGGTCCGACGCGGTGTCCAAGCAGCCCGGCGCGTATTTGGCGCGGCTTAATCACGGCAACCAGCTGCGCGACTCGGGCGACCTGGACGCGGCCCGCGCGCAGTTCGCCGTGGCCGTGGCCCTGGATCCCAACGATTCGCGCGGTCGGATCAACCTGGGGAACGTGCAATACAGGCTTGGCGAGCTTCAGGCGGCGCAGGCGCAGTTCCTGGTTGCGCTGGACGCTGACTACGATTCAGTGGGCGCGCGAGTGGGCCTGGCCAGCACCTTTGTCAGCGCCAGACGCTACAACGAGGCTCTGGAGATGATCGCGCCGGTGTTACGCGATGACCCCGATAATCTTGCCGCCCTGTTGGTGCTCGGCTATATTAGCAGCATTAAAGGGGAATACGGCCAGGCGATCGAGGTCTATCAACGGGCGCTGGAGTTGTGCAAAGATCCGGTCCAAGTCCGGGTCATCGGCCGGAACATTTCCACTTTGCGCAGTAAACAAGGGGTTGCGCCGTGA
- a CDS encoding glycosyltransferase family 2 protein: MKLSILMPVFNERNTISEIVKRVLDTPWEKELIIVDDGSDDGTREILQQIDGDERVRLILHDRNRGKGAAVRTAIAESTGDICLIQDADLEYDPRDYEQLIAPIIEKRADVVYGSRFLGPHRAFLFWHKLGNWMLTQITNILFNTILTDMETCYKAFRADLLRSLPLTEDGFEIEPELTAKVFKRGARVFEVPISYSGRDFDEGKKITWRHGFTALWALFKYRFRD, encoded by the coding sequence GTGAAGCTGTCGATATTGATGCCGGTGTTCAACGAGCGCAATACGATCAGCGAGATAGTCAAGCGTGTGCTCGATACTCCGTGGGAAAAGGAACTGATCATTGTCGACGACGGCTCGGACGACGGCACTCGCGAGATCCTGCAGCAGATCGACGGCGACGAGCGCGTGCGGCTGATCCTGCACGACCGCAACCGCGGCAAGGGAGCGGCCGTGCGTACGGCGATCGCCGAGTCCACGGGCGATATCTGTCTGATTCAGGACGCCGACCTGGAGTACGATCCGCGCGACTACGAACAGCTGATCGCGCCGATCATCGAGAAGCGCGCCGACGTGGTCTACGGCTCGCGGTTTCTCGGCCCGCACCGCGCGTTCCTGTTTTGGCACAAGTTGGGCAACTGGATGCTGACCCAGATTACGAACATCCTGTTCAACACGATCCTCACCGACATGGAGACCTGCTATAAGGCGTTCCGCGCCGACCTGCTGCGCAGCCTGCCGCTGACCGAGGACGGATTCGAGATCGAGCCCGAGCTGACCGCCAAGGTCTTCAAACGCGGGGCGCGGGTGTTCGAGGTGCCGATCAGCTATTCGGGACGCGACTTTGACGAGGGCAAGAAGATCACCTGGCGTCACGGGTTCACCGCGCTGTGGGCGTTGTTTAAATATCGCTTTAGGGACTGA
- a CDS encoding glycosyltransferase family 2 protein, protein MKLVIQIPCFNEEPTLPVTLDALPTQVEGFDELAVLVLDDGSTDGTRRVAEQSARVDFVLCAPRNRGLARTFAAGLEQARAMGADVIVNIDADNQYEAAAIDRLCAPILRGEADIVVGCRRMEAIPHFSGLKRRLQRWGSAVVQTLSGTDVPDVTSGFRAFSRNAASRLFVHSDFTYTIETLIQAGRQGLVVAHVSVGTNPPLRPSRLFRGNASYVLRSIATMARIYTLYQPLRVFSAIGGVLFVWGGAIGVRFLYYYLQGQGDGKIQSLILAAVLIILGFNTAVLGVLSDLLAANRRLLEENLHRLDRDQ, encoded by the coding sequence ATGAAACTGGTAATCCAGATCCCCTGTTTCAACGAGGAGCCCACATTGCCGGTGACCCTCGATGCCCTGCCCACGCAGGTCGAGGGGTTCGACGAGCTGGCCGTGCTGGTGCTCGACGACGGCTCGACCGACGGCACCCGGCGCGTGGCCGAACAATCCGCGCGCGTCGATTTCGTGCTCTGCGCGCCGCGCAACCGCGGGCTGGCCCGCACCTTCGCCGCCGGGCTCGAACAGGCACGGGCCATGGGCGCGGACGTGATCGTCAACATCGACGCGGACAACCAGTACGAGGCCGCAGCCATCGACCGGCTGTGCGCGCCGATCCTGCGTGGTGAGGCCGACATCGTGGTCGGCTGCCGCCGGATGGAGGCGATCCCGCACTTCTCGGGTCTCAAGCGCCGCCTGCAACGCTGGGGCTCCGCGGTGGTGCAGACCCTCTCGGGCACCGACGTGCCCGACGTCACCAGCGGGTTCCGCGCGTTTTCCCGCAACGCCGCGAGCCGCCTGTTCGTGCACTCGGACTTCACCTACACTATCGAAACCCTGATTCAGGCCGGACGCCAAGGGCTGGTCGTGGCGCACGTGAGCGTGGGAACCAATCCGCCGCTACGGCCCAGCCGATTGTTCCGCGGTAACGCAAGCTACGTGCTGCGTTCGATTGCGACCATGGCGCGGATCTACACCCTCTACCAGCCGTTGCGCGTGTTCAGCGCCATCGGCGGCGTGCTGTTCGTCTGGGGCGGCGCGATCGGCGTGCGCTTTTTGTACTACTACCTACAGGGCCAGGGCGACGGCAAGATCCAGTCCTTGATTTTGGCCGCCGTGCTGATCATCCTCGGATTCAACACCGCGGTGCTCGGCGTGCTCTCCGATCTGCTGGCCGCCAACCGCAGGCTGCTCGAGGAGAATCTGCACCGGCTGGACCGCGATCAGTGA